From the Coffea eugenioides isolate CCC68of chromosome 1, Ceug_1.0, whole genome shotgun sequence genome, the window gaatataaaattaatatatgatGTTATCTCATTTTCACCAGCAATAACCCTAAACCCTGTATTGAACCAAACACAAATTTTGTACATCATGAAAAATCTAATTGGATTTATCTACTTAATCTCACTTAATCCAACATGACccaataatagtaataatagcTTTGTCGAGAAGGATTATGGCCACGTTTGGTATGTTGGATTAAGGAAACAGATTTTACATGGGTATTGAGAATTGAATTAACAAAATCGACAAATacgcaaaaagaaaaaaaagaaaaagagagatttagaaaaaagggggaaaaaaagagaaaagacaagAAGTCCAGCATAGATGAGGATCTACAGTCGATTGTCAAGTGAACCAGTCAGATTGGTTCTGAAATGAGTTACAAACcaaagataagaagaaaaaataaataaacaaaaaaagaaaaggcaaaaccGAGAAGATGCCACGTGGATTGAGTTCCAGAAAACGGATGCAAACCTATTTATATTCCACTCTTTATTCTTATTTTCTGTTCCGCCCATCTCTCTCCTTCTCTCTCCACCTTTGTCCTCTCCCTCTTCTCTGTCGACAGCTACAgacacctctctctctctcacttcaAACCCACACATCTCCAAACCCTAGACCCTAATTCATACCCATAGATTTTATGGGATTTTAAAATCTCCCCAATTTTCCCTTCAAGTCGATTTCAAGAAGGAACTAAGGTCCTCCTTTTTGCTCCTTATTCGGATAAATCTAAGGTTTTAGGGGATGGCTAGTTCAACCACCAGTAATGTCTACATCCACGTCATCGATGACGTTATCAATAAGGTCCGCGAAGAGTTCATCAATAATGGCGGCCCCGGCGAGAGCGTCCTAACTGAGCTTCAAGgggtaatatatatatatatatatatatatatatatatgtattttttttccatttcagtACCTTTTATTCACGATTTCCCCTAGCTTTTCTATTTTTCAATTCATCGATTTGGTCTTTTGCGTAGAGGTTGAAAGCTGAGTAATAAGTTATGGGTTTTCCCCCTCTTTGTTGGACAAGAagaatttgcaatttttttttattggttaGGGGTTGGGGGTAAGCGTGGGgatctttttttcatttttaaattctGATTACTTGGGATTGCGtctttgttgaattttttgtgtttatttgatGGTATGATGCATTGTCTGGTGGTTTGCCTGTATTTTATAGCTGTGGGAATTGAAAATGATGCAAGCTGGAGCTATATTGGGTCCAATTGAGAGGTCCTCTGCTCCAAAAGCTACTCCAGGGGTTACTCCTGTTCATGACCTTAATGTACCCTATGAAGGCACTGAGGAGTACGAAACCCCCACTGCCGATATGCTCTTTCCTCCTGTAAGTATTTGTGACAATACTGCTGATAGGAAATTCAGAGATTGTGTTAATAATGTTTTGGGTTGTGGAATGCAGACGCCACTACAGACTCCTATGCCTACACCGTTGCCAGGGATGGCTCAGACACCCTTGCCTGGAAATGCTCAGACTCCGTTGCCTGCAACGGCTCAAACTCCTTTACCTGGCACAGCAGATAGCTCACTGTACAATATTCCAACGGGTGGCACTCCTATTACTCCTAATGAGTATTCTTCTGTAAATGATAATGGTGGTGCTCCTGAAGTGAAACCAGGACCCGGGAGACCTAGTCCTTATATGGTATTTACTTCAGTTCATCTTTGTTTTGCTGAAGATTGTAGCATCTAATTGCATATTTGTGATTATTTTATATCCTCAGTACTTGCTGTTGagcttttcttggttttttgttttttttttgtgccatTTGAAGATTTTGGGTTTCATGGATTATCGCTTTGGGGATGAAACTGTAGACTGAGGCTTTATTTCTTCGTTAGTGTTTTTGGTTTTGTATATTAACATATTGAAATCTGCAGCAACCGCCTTCACCATGGTTGAATCAAAGGCCTCCTCTTGATGTTAACGTTGGTAAGCAAACTATTACAAAACTGTGTGTCATAGAGGACACAAGACAGCAGATGACGTTAGTTTATGACATaactattttttgttttattgtaGCTTATGTGGAAGGCCGTGAAGAGGGTGAGAGGGGAGCTTCTCATCAACCCATGACACAGGTGATTACTCGTAAACTAGGTTGGACTCAATGAAGGCTATCTACTGATTAAAAGAATATAAGTCGAGTTGAAATTGGGTCATCTGATGTTCTCAGCACGCAAGGAATTGTTTCCTCCTTATGAATATTACCTTCCATGTGCATTTGCAACTGTACAGTATTTCTTATTGTGGAGTGATAAAGGACTTTAACTGTCTCCGGAAGTGTGAAGAGTCAATGTGGTCAACAAGAATACATGTAACCTTGGATTTATAACTATCACAAATTCTTTAAAGGCATTCAATGAGCTACCGTAGTGTCATAGGCTGGGGATAAGGGGAATGATGTAGACATGCAAGTGTGGACAATGATTAATTGTGTGGAATctcaaatttctaaaaaagtGTAGTTAAAGATGCTGGCCTTATGTTCAGATTAAATTAGCAATAGATCTCTTAACTGTCTTACCAGATAAATGGGACAGTGGACTTCTTTCCTTCCAAATATGCCTTGCTGTGCAACATAAATGGGGGAAAATTTAGTTTAGTAGGTTGAAAACTGAACTGCATGTTTATAGTCGTGATCACATAATGACAATGATGTCTGACCATAATTGTGTGCATCCTTTGCTCTGTCAGAACAGCTTGATTGACTATCCGTCAGTGACCAGTATATTTTTGTGTTGATTGTTTTAAAAGTTCGTAGATTCTAGAGGAAAGCGGGAGAGAGATTTTTGTGTTAACCATCCTTGATGCGAGCATCACCttgtatgtgtgtgtgtctcTCTCTGTGTTTTTGTATGTGCGAGAGGAAGAGAGGACAGAGAGGGAGGGATAGGAAGAGGGAAAGAGAGGGGGCAGGCGGAGCTTGGTGAGAATGAGCATCTCTGATCTCCAATTATGAAGATTGCTTCTTTAAGTTTCTGCTTGGCTTTCCTTGTTTTAATCACCTTTTGTTTGTTTGCATCGGCTTTTGAGAGTTGAGAGGACCCCTGTCAAGTAGTGATTTCTAGTTCATCAAATAGGATGTCTTGGAGCTTTGTATATGTTCCACTATGTCACGGAGCGTTGCCTTAAACCATGTGCTTTCTTAGAATTGATAAAGCTAAATCAGAATGTATGACGCCACCTTGTCTGGATGTTATGGATTGGGCATGCATTTCATGATAATGTGTACAGGTAGTGATTTAATATAAGAAGCCACTATGGATATTTTAGACTtctgaactttattttttaattgtAGTAATTGACCTGGAGCTAGAATCATGTGTGGCTATCTGTTAAGCatctgtgtgtgtgtggggCCCCACGTCtatctctctctatctctctctctctctctctcatggaTGAGGAGAGCTTACCTGAGAACAAGGGCATCTAGCTTCCATTTGTCAGATTGTTTCTTTCTGTTTCTTCTTGGAGTTCCTCATTTCCATGGTCATCAGATCTTGACAGGACCTGTGTCTATTAGTGCTTTCTAATTCATTAAACAGCATGGCTTGGAGTTTTAAACGTTGTTCATTATGTTCTAGCTAGATTATTTACCTTAAGCTATGTGCTTTACTGAGAATTGACAAAGCTAACTCAGAGTGCATGAATGTGTAAGCATACTTGAATGGCACGTGGAGGAAAGCACTCCATCCATTTCTTGGTACTTGGAGCCTATAACAGCAGACACCTGGTCTGAATGTCTTTTGAGCATCCTCGCCATGATGACAGATACAATTAGGTTTAAAATAAGAAGTGACCATGGAGATGCTGGACTTTTTAAACATTATTTTCTAATTGGAGTAGTTGATCAGAGTTAGAATCACATTTGGCAATATGTTTTATAGCTGATGAATACGGTAGGCATTTTTTTTCTCTGCATATTTCTTATATAGGGTGATTTTTGGTGTCACATAGTAAGTGTATTTCATTAATGATTGATTTACTACTATTTTGGTTTAAACTTCTGGTAGAAGGTACTGtgtgatttttccttttttatgtccttggttttatttcatttctttCCAGTTACAGCTTGGTGGATGAACATTTAGGAAGGGGTTAAAGCATGCTGATAGGTTCTGGGAAGGATGTCAACTGTTAGTTGACAGGAATGTGGATGTGTATTTATTCACACTTACCttgatatttttttatttaaagtgGAATTCATCTTGACTTGATGCTATGGtgatgatcaaaattgaatttgTAATTACAATCTTTTGATTGAGACTCTTCTGACATGACATGTTTACATTTTGCTTGTGGTTTTTCTGGAAGCAGTTCTGGAACTCAGCTATATGCATTACTTACCTATCAATACCTATGACTTGGAGAGGATGGGAAAATGTGTTTCCTTGGGTGACTCTTGTACAGAAAGACGCTATTTTCTTCGAAAGTAAAAAGTGAGGTTGAAACAGTACAAAAGATGCTAACCAATAGTTTTAGTTGTTGTGGACATGATGGAAAATTATGGAATTGGTATATTATTTGGTATCCAGATTTGTCTAATTAAAAGTTTGTGGTAGGCTCTATGATTTTGACTTCAACTTGCTGAAAGTGTGagtacatatatattttttggtcTTTCTTATTTCTATCCTTTGAATGAAATTTACTTATACTACATTTCTAAGTAATTTTTATAGCTCTCATTGGTTATATTCACTGCCTTGCTTCCCTGTATTGGAGTTAAATATCTTTACCTCAGTGATGGACTTGATTATGTGATTGCAGGATTTCTTCATGATGTCTGCTGGAAAGAGAAAACGGGATGAATTTGCTTCACAGTACCCTAATGGTGGTTACATACCGCAACAAGATGGAGCTGGGGATACAATTTCAAATGAATTAAAGGTTTCCTTTTCTCAATCCAAAATCTGTTTAGAATTCATGGTCTGCAATTAACTAGCTTCAAGAAATATCAAAATCGGGTAATGTGGACCCTATTGTCTTGTCATTGATCTGCTGAGTTTGTTAGAACCTACCAAAAAAATGCCAGTAATGCTTGATTTCTAGAATTTCGCATTTCCATCCATTGTTAATTTCGTTCTTAGTATCTGTTATCTCTGCTTCCGAAGCAATTTTGACAGAGTTGTTTGTCATTCCCTAGGTAGGACAAGGGAGTAACACCCAACACAACACAACCATTGCTGGAGCTGAAATGTCTCTGCTAGGAGGGAGGTCTGTGTCCAGGATTTCTCAACTAGATGGTCCAATACCTGATCCATATGATGACGTGCTTTCAACACCTAATGTACGATCTGCTTTTATGACTTGAACGTCATGTTCTTTTAGCTATGTCAGGTTTACGATCACTTTTTAACTACCTGATCTGTTGATTATGTATTTGTATAAATAGAATTTCTTGTAAAGCAGAGTGCTAGTAAAGGTTTGCATTTGGTACTATCACTGTGGGAATGATTGTTAGACTCGTGGTTATCAGCTTTACGGATTTGTTTGACAATTGGGCCATAAAAGCAGTAATCATAGTTGAAATACGTTAAGGATTCCTGCATAATGTATCAGAAGTTCATGTCTGCGCTTTGGTTAATATTCTGACAGGAATGGAGGTTGGTTCTACTTGATCAAGTTTTGAAGAACTAATTTTAGGAGGAGTTTTGAGTGTTATATCCAATAGGTGCAGGGGAGTGTCTTGGCATAAGTCTACATGAATCAATGCCTCTCTTAATGTTCTCTCTGTGTTTCTCCGTCTATCCAGTTTGTTTAAATTGAATGTGGTTTGGAAACAACTGGTTGATAGAGGGTTTGGATACAATCTTATGATCCTTTATTAAAATGGTAAAGAATGATGTTGGCAGTGCAACTAAAACATTTACTTTGTACATTTCCAAATCCGTAGGAGCAGTAACATGTTATCTTGTACATTtgtttttttatatttatataaattttggTGTCCTTGTTATACTAGAATGGTCTCATATTCCATTTGTTTGGAAGATCTCTTTATCTTGCACATGTTATCTTCTTCATCTTTTGGAGCTATAAAATCATCAAGCACGGTTTATTCACCTCCTGCCAGTTTGTATTGACTAACATGGTTTACTCACTTTGTGTAGATATACAATTATCAGGGAGTTGTCAATGAAGACTATAACATCGTTAATACGCCTGCACCAAATGGTAAAGTGAAATTCTATTTCGTCCAAAATAATAAGAGTTGCCCTCACTCTGTACGTTTCTGATGTTGGAACTTCCTTTAATCTGCATAACTTAGACATACAAGCGGCTACACCTGCTGCTGTCACCCAGAATGACACTgtagatgatgatgaagatgaaccTTTAAacgaagatgatgatgatgaattgGATGACGTGGATCAAGGGGAGGATTTAAATACTACTCATTTGGTTTTGGCACAGTTTGATAAGGTACTGTGCTAGACTCTTCCTCATCATTCCATTGCTTCTCTTTTCACCATCAATCAAGTATGGGTTTTTGCTGCCCTTAATTTTCCCACCATTTCAGCATTTAAAGGATGTCATTTTTGTTTTGATAGGTGACGCGTACCAAGAGCAGGTGGAAGTGCACTTTAAAGGATGGGATAATGCGCATAAACAATAAAGACATTCTCTTTAATAAGGTGTGTACGACTTTATTCTTTTCCTACTTCAtcattgttatttatttttattttttttggcgTTCTGGTTGCCTTCGATGTTTTCACTATCCAAATTTCATCATAATTACAAATTTCATCCTTTTCTGCAGGCAACAGGAGAGTTCGAGTTCTGAGTTGTTGCTGCTCTTGTGAATGTCAGAAAAGTTTTTACTCCTGAGAGATTAAAACTGATGAGATGAGTCTTGCTGTTTCTGAGTATGCCTTTGGTTGAATATTAGGTGGTGGAAACTTGGGAGAGGAGAGGATGAGTTAAAATGTTTTTCCTAGAGAGGCTCTACGTTGAAGCTTTTACCTGTTTACTGTAATGTATTACTGCATCTATAGTAAAACCTTATATGACACTTGTTGGATGATAGATAGTAAATTGCATCATCTACTGCTTTTTTTTCCTGAATCTTTGTTTGAATCCTATTTTGATCAGTTTAATCATATTTAATCAGCGCACACAagccatctttttttttttttttttgtcaaatatcaACTTCAATATGTAGCACACAAGCCATCTGAGTCGCTCAACCGTTTGGAGTTctacgtgtgtgtgtgtgtgtgatttTTGTGTTCCTCCGATTTTTCCAGAGAACAGCACACCGCTACAACCTTTTACTCCGTAATTTTAAAGGAGGGATTAAATATGCACTAATTTTTGCATCACGGTAGAGGTAGAACAATAGTGAACATAATTCTTTTCATTTGACGAGGCAAAGGTCTAAATTTGAGTGAAAGCTCTAACTGAACAGAATAAAAAACAATCAAAAGAAACCTTAAGACGATAGTAAATATTATTCAGCGAAGCGGCCTAGTTGAGGATGAACAGCAGGCTAACGCTGGGAAACCTGTAGCTGATTTGGATTTACAAGTGAGCACTGCGACTGGAACATAGCGGATAATGCTGAAGGTTCTGTTAACGGGGTCGTAACTGCTGGGTGCTGCCACCCACCACTTGCTGAAAGGTGACCGAAGTTCTGCTGTTCAATTCTGCATTGTTCTCCACCACTGGCGCCGTTGCCGCAGCCGCCGTCACCGCTTGATTCATCTGGGGCCTCACGTGACGGGGAAAGTAGGGGAATTGGGGACAGCAAAGGAATCGCAGCGAGAGAGGAAGCATCCTCAGGAGGATCGGAACAAGGGAAAACTTTGGAAGCATTTCTGATGCCATCTAGATGTAGTGCAGTGGGTGCTTGTTTTTGTAGCCTGGTCGGAGGCTTCCCTTTGGCAGAGGCTTTACATTTGGATACGGGTTCATTCTTGGCACGTTCCATCGTTGCTTAAATCTGAAGTTGCAGAACAAACAACAAATGCGTCAGGGATGTGTGTTATGGATATGATGTGAGGCAATTGAAGGAgtaaatttctcttttttttttctcgtcgGTGTGATTTGCTTGAAGTGAGGGAATGCGGGGAAGGGTGGTGGAGAAAAAGGAGGATAGTCAATAGATAGCTTGCGGGACTGAATATTTGGGGAGGTGCGAGTGACTGTGAATATTTGGGATGAGGAGGAGGAGATTCTTGTCTTGAGGTGCGCAAAGTATGGGATCGGTTACGTGGGTGAGAACCCAATATCAGGTGACAAAAACGACTCAGATACTTGGTCGGGAACGTTACGGTATTTGTAACGGCTCTGACGTGATGCTtcccatgtttttttttttttttttcttggtctcTGTGTATTAGATTAGCAACAAGTCTTGAAAAGTCGGTGAATGCAAATGCAAGGGCTTGATACTTAATACTTATCGTGTGGTTTTGGCTTTTTACCAACTAATACATTGATTTATTGGTTATTCAGAGAAATTCACGACTTCCTAACATACCAATTGATTTATTGGTAGCTGTATGTATGGTAGTGTAGCTTGAGAGTAGGGGGAAATCGAATCCAAATAGGGTCTTGCTAGCAAAGGGCCACGGAGATTGATCTAAAATGCTATTCAGCATTGTTTCATCAGTGCCGCCACAATCGAAGATAAAACACCCTATACTTCCAATTTTCTGCCACTTTTGCTCGCAGCGGAACCTCTTCATAGCCTGGAAGGGATGGCATGCTTTTGCTTCTCAATCCCTTCAGCTACATCGTCATCGCAGAGCACCACCTGATCGATCAGCTTCAGGAGAAAACGTTTCTTCTCTCTAATTAGATTACGCCCAATACGAGACTTCGATTTCAAACAGCTCTTTGTCGGACCCCATTAGATGACTATGATTTGTAGCGATCCTACCAAATTAACAACACAATCACTCCGACACGCAAGAATATTCGACGGAATCCTTTTGGGAGAGCAGCTTCCCCACCATGCGTCGCCAAATCACAGCACAATCAACAAAAGCAGATTCACGAAATGCTaaatatgaagaaagaaaatgagaagTACAGCTGGAACAAAGGCAACAAGAGAAGCGAAATTCCAGTCGGTTAAGATTAAAGCAGAAGTAAAGACGAACGAATAGACGTCCTAAAAAATCTACCGTATTAGTTAGAGCTCAGAGTTGCTCGGTAATGGAGGAAGTTGCAGGACGCACATTAGCAGCAGGTTTCCGGTCGAGCATTCACTCGAGTCGGTTGAATGAAACAAGCCTTAGTGGTTTGTTTGTATAATTACTGCCACAGCTTACCGCGGTGTATTTTCTCGATGCACGATAATGATAATGATAGACACTAGTCATTATAattaaagaaaattgaaaaatatttaaTCCATGTGCCTCATTATTAACAAATGTATGCCACTATTAGCGTCCGtcccaaaccaaaaaaaaaaaaaaaaaagaagtaaaaatatatatagtAGAGTGACGCCGATCAACTTGCTTGGGCTTAGGCACAAATGTCAAAACGCAACGTGTCTATCCAAAAACGCAGACCACAGAGGAGAGTACCAAAAATGATCAACTAGAGCGTATTATTGCCTGCCTTCTGCCCTCCGATTTTATGGGGGTTTCCTCTTCCACTTCTTGCACATGTAAATGGTAAAATTGTCTGCACATGACAAGGCTTTAAAATCTGCAACTCTTAACACATTCTAAAATCCCATCAATCACCACTGAATCATAGGTTATAACAATCATGTCTTTTACCTCTTTTCACCCACAGCTGAACCTTAACCTTTCACACTTGCAACCTCGGCCACCATCCCTCAATCCATCCAAAGGGTCACACAAACTTCTCTTCAGGCGATGGAGCAGCCAAAGCCCACCTTCCAAATGCAGTCCATTTTTGGCTGGTACTGGTGGTCCGTATTTTAGT encodes:
- the LOC113779863 gene encoding transcription initiation factor IIA large subunit-like isoform X2, encoding MASSTTSNVYIHVIDDVINKVREEFINNGGPGESVLTELQGLWELKMMQAGAILGPIERSSAPKATPGVTPVHDLNVPYEGTEEYETPTADMLFPPTPLQTPMPTPLPGMAQTPLPGNAQTPLPATAQTPLPGTADSSLYNIPTGGTPITPNEYSSVNDNGGAPEVKPGPGRPSPYMQPPSPWLNQRPPLDVNVAYVEGREEGERGASHQPMTQDFFMMSAGKRKRDEFASQYPNGGYIPQQDGAGDTISNELKVGQGSNTQHNTTIAGAEMSLLGGRSVSRISQLDGPIPDPYDDVLSTPNIYNYQGVVNEDYNIVNTPAPNDIQAATPAAVTQNDTVDDDEDEPLNEDDDDELDDVDQGEDLNTTHLVLAQFDKVTRTKSRWKCTLKDGIMRINNKDILFNKATGEFEF
- the LOC113779863 gene encoding transcription initiation factor IIA large subunit-like isoform X1 → MASSTTSNVYIHVIDDVINKVREEFINNGGPGESVLTELQGLWELKMMQAGAILGPIERSSAPKATPGVTPVHDLNVPYEGTEEYETPTADMLFPPTPLQTPMPTPLPGMAQTPLPGNAQTPLPATAQTPLPGTADSSLYNIPTGGTPITPNEYSSVNDNGGAPEVKPGPGRPSPYMQPPSPWLNQRPPLDVNVGKQTITKLCVIEDTRQQMTLVYDITIFCFIVAYVEGREEGERGASHQPMTQDFFMMSAGKRKRDEFASQYPNGGYIPQQDGAGDTISNELKVGQGSNTQHNTTIAGAEMSLLGGRSVSRISQLDGPIPDPYDDVLSTPNIYNYQGVVNEDYNIVNTPAPNDIQAATPAAVTQNDTVDDDEDEPLNEDDDDELDDVDQGEDLNTTHLVLAQFDKVTRTKSRWKCTLKDGIMRINNKDILFNKATGEFEF
- the LOC113774608 gene encoding uncharacterized protein LOC113774608 translates to MERAKNEPVSKCKASAKGKPPTRLQKQAPTALHLDGIRNASKVFPCSDPPEDASSLAAIPLLSPIPLLSPSREAPDESSGDGGCGNGASGGEQCRIEQQNFGHLSASGGWQHPAVTTPLTEPSALSAMFQSQCSLVNPNQLQVSQR